A single region of the Acidobacteriota bacterium genome encodes:
- a CDS encoding monovalent cation/H+ antiporter complex subunit F encodes MYLAAMAAIVVTMFLALARAAIGPTVFDRILAVNMFGTKTVLLIAVSGFLMGRPEWLDLALVYTLVNFTGTLAVLRFARFGGLRRDDRKADR; translated from the coding sequence ATGTACCTGGCAGCGATGGCCGCGATCGTCGTCACGATGTTCCTGGCGCTCGCGCGCGCAGCCATCGGCCCGACCGTGTTCGATCGCATCCTGGCGGTCAACATGTTCGGCACGAAAACGGTGCTGCTGATCGCTGTCAGCGGCTTCCTCATGGGGCGACCCGAGTGGCTCGACCTGGCCCTCGTCTACACGCTGGTCAACTTCACCGGCACACTCGCGGTGCTCCGTTTCGCGCGCTTCGGCGGGCTCCGCCGCGACGACAGGAAGGCCGACCGATGA
- a CDS encoding Na+/H+ antiporter subunit E encodes MRWGVLLLLAAVWLSLSGPYTFHEWLILVFGLVSVAFVWRLYAALDREAGGDWEFFRPAAWLRLPRFLVAFVYRVALANLHVVRLILAPGSDLHPRLRRVRASQKTSFGQVFYANFITLTPGTITLDLRQGELLVYALDAESEADVVDGSMDRDVLRLEGPSD; translated from the coding sequence ATGAGGTGGGGGGTGCTCTTGCTGCTGGCCGCGGTCTGGCTGTCCCTGTCCGGGCCCTACACCTTTCATGAATGGCTGATCCTGGTTTTCGGACTGGTCTCGGTCGCCTTCGTCTGGCGGCTCTACGCGGCGCTCGACCGGGAAGCCGGCGGCGACTGGGAGTTCTTCCGCCCCGCCGCCTGGCTGCGGCTGCCGCGCTTCCTGGTCGCCTTCGTGTACAGGGTGGCCCTGGCGAACCTCCACGTCGTGCGGCTGATCCTGGCGCCGGGCAGCGACCTGCACCCGCGCTTGCGACGCGTTCGCGCCAGCCAGAAGACGTCGTTCGGCCAGGTCTTCTACGCGAACTTCATCACGCTGACTCCGGGCACGATCACGCTGGATCTGCGCCAGGGCGAACTCCTCGTCTACGCACTCGACGCCGAGAGCGAGGCGGACGTCGTGGACGGCTCGATGGACCGGGACGTGCTCCGCCTGGAAGGACCTTCCGACTGA
- a CDS encoding monovalent cation/H+ antiporter subunit D family protein — protein sequence MRDQIVVLAVVLPLLAAPACVLLRHPRVTRLFSLGVVAACFAIAVALLVEVRGGNVISYQLGGWPPPLGIEYRVSVINAYLLVLVTAMALVVLSFHSSGGPHRVPERRRHLYYAVFLLCISGLLGITITGDAFNIFVFLEISSLSSYILVSLGGHRRAVMSAFYYLVMGTIGGVFFMLGVGLLYQATGTLNLRDIAARLEPSLDDRSTLLALALLVVGISIKLAVFPLHHWLPNAYSFAPPKVSAFLAATATKVSFYLLAMILFTIFGAPFVFGELQLHVVLMPLSILAMFLASGAAIFQTDLRRLLAYSSVAQIGYMTLGLSTANAVGLAGGLVHLFNHAVMKGGLFLVVACLLYRVGSVHLDALAGVGRRMPLSSAALVIGGLSLIGVPGTVGFVSKWYLVSGVLERGWTAAAVLILLSSLLALVYVGRVVEALYFRTPPATQPIDKVREAPFSMVAPTWILIAAAVVFGLTTDWTYGVAAEAAELLLQGGI from the coding sequence GTGAGGGACCAGATCGTCGTCCTCGCGGTCGTCCTGCCGCTGCTGGCGGCGCCGGCGTGCGTGCTGCTGCGACACCCGCGCGTGACCCGCCTGTTCAGCCTCGGGGTCGTCGCCGCGTGCTTCGCGATCGCCGTGGCGCTTCTGGTCGAAGTGCGCGGCGGCAATGTCATCTCCTACCAGCTCGGCGGCTGGCCGCCGCCGCTCGGCATCGAGTACCGCGTGTCGGTGATCAACGCCTACCTGCTGGTCCTGGTCACGGCGATGGCCCTCGTCGTGCTGAGCTTCCACTCGAGCGGCGGCCCGCACCGGGTGCCGGAGAGGCGACGCCACCTCTACTACGCCGTCTTCCTGCTCTGCATCTCCGGGCTGCTCGGGATCACGATCACGGGCGACGCCTTCAACATCTTCGTGTTCCTCGAGATCTCGTCGCTGTCGTCCTACATCCTCGTCAGCCTCGGCGGCCACCGGCGTGCAGTGATGTCCGCTTTCTACTACCTGGTCATGGGCACGATCGGCGGCGTCTTCTTCATGCTCGGCGTCGGCCTGCTCTACCAGGCGACGGGCACCCTGAACCTGCGCGACATCGCGGCCCGCCTCGAGCCGTCGCTCGACGATCGCAGCACGCTGCTTGCACTTGCGCTTCTGGTCGTCGGCATCTCGATCAAGCTGGCGGTCTTCCCCCTGCACCACTGGCTGCCGAACGCGTACTCCTTCGCGCCGCCCAAGGTGAGCGCCTTCCTCGCCGCGACCGCGACGAAGGTGTCCTTCTACCTGCTGGCGATGATCCTCTTCACGATCTTCGGCGCACCCTTCGTGTTCGGGGAGCTGCAACTGCATGTGGTGCTCATGCCGCTGTCGATCCTGGCCATGTTCCTGGCCTCGGGCGCGGCGATCTTCCAGACGGACCTGCGGCGGCTGCTGGCCTACTCGAGCGTCGCCCAGATCGGCTACATGACCCTTGGCCTGTCGACCGCCAACGCCGTCGGTCTGGCGGGCGGTCTGGTCCACCTGTTCAACCACGCGGTGATGAAGGGCGGGCTGTTCCTGGTCGTCGCCTGCCTGCTCTACCGGGTCGGCTCCGTCCACCTGGACGCGCTCGCCGGCGTCGGCCGCCGCATGCCGCTCTCGTCCGCCGCGCTGGTCATCGGGGGCCTGAGCCTGATCGGCGTTCCGGGCACCGTCGGTTTCGTGAGCAAGTGGTACCTCGTGTCCGGCGTGCTGGAACGCGGCTGGACCGCGGCGGCGGTGCTGATTCTGTTGAGTTCACTGCTCGCCCTGGTCTACGTGGGGCGGGTGGTCGAGGCCCTTTACTTCCGCACGCCGCCGGCGACCCAACCGATCGACAAGGTGCGGGAAGCGCCTTTCTCGATGGTCGCGCCGACCTGGATCCTCATCGCGGCCGCCGTCGTCTTCGGGCTGACCACGGACTGGACCTACGGCGTCGCCGCCGAGGCGGCCGAACTCCTGCTCCAGGGCGGCATCTGA
- the mnhG gene encoding monovalent cation/H(+) antiporter subunit G, which translates to MTGALDVVTAVLLVIGGLFCIVGGIGLHRFSDFYQRTHAASVTDTAGAGLMLLGLMLQGGVSMVTLKLILVLTFLLFTSPAIAHALVKAAHGYGLALELDVSDEETDPGPGDSGPAAGGE; encoded by the coding sequence ATGACCGGCGCGCTGGATGTCGTAACCGCGGTCCTGCTGGTGATCGGCGGGCTCTTCTGCATCGTCGGCGGCATCGGCCTGCACCGGTTCTCGGACTTCTACCAGCGGACCCACGCCGCGTCGGTGACCGACACCGCCGGTGCCGGGTTGATGCTTCTCGGCCTGATGCTCCAGGGCGGCGTGTCCATGGTCACCCTGAAGCTCATCCTGGTGCTCACGTTCCTGCTGTTCACGAGCCCCGCCATCGCGCACGCCCTGGTCAAGGCAGCTCACGGTTACGGCCTGGCGCTGGAACTCGACGTATCCGACGAAGAAACCGACCCAGGGCCCGGCGACTCCGGCCCCGCGGCCGGCGGAGAGTGA
- a CDS encoding cation:proton antiporter subunit C → MSLPEAISGLWAYWLIIALMMVGLYIVIARDNLVKKVMGLNIFQAAAILFYVTMAKVAGGTAPIVQEGAEHGGGHGTAEVVYSNPLPHVLMLTAIVVGVATTALALALAVRIHGEYGTVEEDEAVAWDMEHG, encoded by the coding sequence ATGAGCCTGCCCGAGGCCATCTCCGGGCTCTGGGCCTACTGGCTCATCATCGCGCTGATGATGGTCGGGCTCTACATCGTCATCGCGCGCGACAACCTGGTCAAGAAGGTGATGGGGCTCAACATCTTCCAGGCGGCGGCGATCCTCTTCTACGTGACGATGGCGAAGGTGGCCGGCGGCACGGCGCCGATCGTGCAGGAGGGCGCGGAACACGGCGGCGGCCACGGCACGGCAGAGGTCGTCTACTCGAACCCCCTGCCCCACGTACTGATGCTGACCGCGATCGTGGTCGGCGTCGCCACGACCGCCCTGGCCCTGGCCTTGGCCGTGCGTATCCACGGCGAGTACGGCACCGTCGAGGAGGACGAGGCGGTCGCGTGGGACATGGAGCACGGATGA
- a CDS encoding S9 family peptidase → MNRHTVRIEVPTAFRAAARPLGPGSKAAARWCPVAVAVVAFFLPTISPAQDTNAIEPHHVATLQSVGTVALSPDGSLAAYLLAVPRRPLDDDSGSSWTELHVLDMSEPGSSRPYITGGVNVGRPTFRGNGEILYTARRGSDKASVLYGIPIGGGESRKLVEHPVGIGSYALSPDGSRIAFLAREETAKDLEKLRDQGFNQEIYEEDRSLTRLWVADVPALEADRHDEAEGPVLVEAVEGSVLSAVWSPTGERLAAVTTPTALIDDSYTSKSVVVVDTTKDDYPVVSSTRAIGKLGQVEFSPNGEQVAAVSAADPNDPAAGRLILFGAAGDFRELMPDLEGHVASFAWEDDEHLLYSASVGVWSTFGRVSTSGQATTLIEPGGPISLSFSRAKDASALALVSESPDHPREIYRYDPADPQTAPVRMTNSNPWLDDLALARQETIRHRAPDGLELEGLLIYPLDYDEGTRYPLILIVHGGPESHYSNGWLTSYSNLGQLAAARGFAAFYPNYRGSTGRGVEFSKHGQAAAAGKEFEDLVTAVDHLIEIGLVDRDRVGITGGSYGGYASAWGTTFYSDRFAASIPFVGISNNISKMGTTDIPEEMHMVHHLKRLWEDWEYFEKSSPIYYVQRNRTPTLILHGKEDPRVHPSQSLELYRHLKTLGQAPVRLVLYPGEGHGNRRSAARFDYMVRTLRWMEHYLKGPGGEPPPREIDYAAYLPWAEGTDESEEAGATPEIESTGGGE, encoded by the coding sequence ATGAATCGGCACACCGTCCGCATCGAAGTTCCGACCGCATTCCGGGCCGCCGCAAGGCCGCTCGGCCCGGGGTCCAAGGCCGCCGCGAGGTGGTGCCCTGTCGCCGTCGCCGTCGTAGCGTTCTTCCTGCCGACCATCTCGCCAGCCCAGGACACGAACGCGATCGAGCCGCACCACGTGGCGACCCTCCAAAGCGTCGGCACGGTCGCACTGTCGCCGGACGGCAGCCTCGCCGCCTATCTGCTGGCGGTGCCCAGGCGGCCGCTCGACGACGACAGCGGCTCGTCCTGGACCGAACTCCACGTCCTCGACATGAGCGAACCCGGCTCCTCCCGGCCCTACATCACCGGCGGGGTCAACGTCGGGCGGCCCACCTTCCGGGGCAACGGCGAGATCCTGTACACGGCACGCCGCGGCTCGGACAAGGCGTCCGTCCTCTACGGCATCCCCATCGGCGGCGGCGAGAGCCGCAAGCTCGTCGAACACCCGGTCGGCATCGGCTCCTACGCCCTGTCGCCGGACGGCAGCCGGATCGCTTTCCTGGCCCGTGAGGAAACCGCGAAGGATCTGGAGAAGCTCCGCGACCAGGGATTCAACCAGGAGATCTACGAAGAGGACCGTTCCCTGACCCGGCTGTGGGTCGCCGACGTTCCCGCGCTCGAAGCCGACCGCCACGACGAAGCCGAGGGGCCCGTTCTGGTCGAGGCGGTCGAGGGATCGGTGCTCTCCGCGGTCTGGAGCCCGACCGGTGAACGCCTCGCCGCCGTCACCACGCCCACCGCCCTGATCGACGACTCCTACACCAGCAAGTCCGTCGTAGTCGTCGACACGACGAAGGACGACTACCCTGTCGTCTCCTCGACGCGCGCAATCGGCAAGCTCGGCCAGGTCGAGTTCAGCCCGAACGGCGAACAGGTCGCTGCCGTCTCGGCCGCCGACCCGAACGACCCGGCGGCCGGGCGGCTGATCCTGTTCGGTGCCGCCGGCGACTTCCGCGAGCTGATGCCCGACCTCGAGGGTCACGTCGCCTCGTTCGCCTGGGAGGACGACGAACATCTCCTCTACAGCGCCTCGGTCGGCGTCTGGAGCACGTTCGGCCGGGTGTCCACTTCCGGACAGGCGACGACCCTGATCGAGCCCGGCGGTCCGATCAGCCTGAGCTTCAGCCGCGCCAAGGATGCCAGCGCGCTCGCCCTGGTCTCGGAAAGCCCGGATCATCCGCGCGAGATCTACCGATACGACCCGGCCGACCCGCAGACCGCGCCGGTGCGGATGACGAACTCGAACCCCTGGCTGGACGACCTCGCCCTTGCCCGCCAGGAGACGATCCGGCACCGCGCGCCGGACGGTCTCGAACTCGAGGGTCTGCTGATCTACCCGCTCGACTACGACGAGGGAACGCGCTATCCGCTGATCCTGATCGTGCACGGTGGTCCGGAGAGCCACTACAGCAACGGCTGGCTGACGAGCTACTCGAACCTGGGTCAGCTCGCGGCGGCCCGCGGCTTCGCGGCCTTCTACCCGAACTACCGCGGCAGCACCGGCCGTGGCGTCGAGTTCTCGAAGCACGGCCAGGCGGCCGCGGCCGGTAAGGAGTTCGAGGATCTGGTCACCGCCGTGGACCACCTGATCGAGATCGGTCTCGTCGACCGCGACCGCGTCGGCATCACCGGAGGCTCCTACGGGGGCTACGCGTCGGCCTGGGGAACGACCTTCTACTCCGATCGCTTCGCCGCCTCGATCCCCTTCGTCGGCATCTCGAACAACATCTCCAAGATGGGCACGACCGACATTCCCGAAGAGATGCACATGGTTCACCATCTCAAGCGGCTGTGGGAGGACTGGGAGTACTTCGAGAAGAGCAGCCCGATCTACTACGTGCAGCGCAACCGCACGCCGACCCTGATCCTCCACGGCAAGGAGGATCCGAGGGTCCATCCCAGCCAGTCGCTGGAGCTGTACCGGCACCTCAAGACCCTCGGTCAGGCCCCGGTGCGACTCGTGCTGTACCCCGGCGAGGGACACGGCAACCGCCGCTCCGCGGCGCGCTTCGACTACATGGTGCGCACCCTGCGCTGGATGGAGCACTACCTCAAAGGCCCCGGCGGCGAACCGCCGCCCCGCGAGATCGACTACGCGGCCTACCTTCCCTGGGCCGAAGGGACCGACGAGAGCGAAGAGGCCGGCGCAACCCCGGAAATCGAGTCGACCGGCGGCGGCGAGTGA
- a CDS encoding Na(+)/H(+) antiporter subunit B produces MKPTSRVREMPVLRVIARALVPMILLFGLYVQFHGDFGPGGGFQAGVIFAAGLIVYALIFGLGALRRVVPPILTERLMAAGVLLYGAVGVVAMFLGGEFLDYSALDPLTTGHHGQHLGIIAIELGVGIAVASTIMRVYYAFVSRRPGGAGAAEAPGDTP; encoded by the coding sequence GTGAAACCCACCTCCCGCGTCCGCGAGATGCCGGTGCTGCGCGTCATCGCACGCGCTCTCGTGCCGATGATCCTGCTGTTCGGCCTCTACGTGCAGTTTCACGGCGACTTCGGCCCGGGGGGCGGGTTTCAGGCCGGCGTCATCTTCGCCGCGGGGCTCATCGTCTACGCGCTGATCTTCGGCCTGGGCGCGCTGCGGCGCGTCGTTCCGCCGATCCTGACCGAGCGGCTGATGGCCGCCGGCGTCCTGCTCTACGGCGCCGTCGGCGTGGTGGCGATGTTCCTGGGCGGCGAGTTCCTGGACTACTCGGCTCTCGATCCGCTGACGACAGGCCATCACGGCCAGCACCTGGGGATCATCGCCATCGAGCTCGGCGTCGGCATCGCCGTCGCGTCGACCATCATGCGCGTCTACTACGCGTTCGTGAGCCGCCGCCCCGGCGGCGCGGGAGCCGCCGAAGCGCCGGGAGACACGCCATGA
- a CDS encoding DUF4040 domain-containing protein, whose protein sequence is MPPVELLLMLLLLATVIVVARLKDLFAAAMLTGIASLLAAGLFVLMDAVDVAFTEAAVGAGVSTVLFLGALSLTSRREKQERNRLLPLVIVVATGAALIYGTWGMPVYGDPEAVIHHHLAPDLIAQTEEKIHIPNIVTAILASFRGYDTLGEVVVIFTAGVGVALLLGGLHRRGKEEES, encoded by the coding sequence ATGCCGCCGGTCGAACTGCTGCTCATGCTGCTGTTGCTCGCGACCGTCATCGTCGTGGCGAGACTGAAGGACCTCTTCGCCGCCGCCATGCTGACCGGCATCGCCAGCCTGCTGGCGGCCGGCCTGTTCGTGCTGATGGACGCGGTCGACGTCGCCTTCACCGAGGCCGCGGTGGGCGCGGGAGTCAGCACGGTTCTCTTTCTCGGCGCCCTGAGCCTGACCTCGCGGCGGGAGAAGCAGGAACGGAACCGCCTCCTGCCGCTGGTGATCGTCGTCGCCACCGGGGCGGCGCTGATCTACGGCACCTGGGGCATGCCGGTCTACGGCGATCCGGAGGCCGTCATCCACCACCACCTGGCACCGGACCTGATCGCCCAGACCGAGGAGAAGATCCACATCCCGAACATCGTGACCGCGATCCTCGCCAGCTTCCGTGGCTACGACACCCTGGGCGAAGTCGTCGTCATCTTCACTGCCGGCGTCGGCGTGGCCCTGCTGCTGGGGGGTCTGCACCGGCGCGGGAAGGAAGAAGAGTCGTGA